In a single window of the Papaver somniferum cultivar HN1 chromosome 8, ASM357369v1, whole genome shotgun sequence genome:
- the LOC113304613 gene encoding dihydrodipicolinate reductase-like protein CRR1, chloroplastic isoform X2, with the protein MAALSFQFQTTSYKRKFHKFKIRSSISSSAQTSQNNIKVVINGATKEIGRAAVLAVTKARGMEVAGAVDSHLVGEDIGKVCGMEEALEIPIINDITMVLGSISQSKATGVVIDFTDPSTVYDNVKQATAFGMKSVVYVPRIKLDTVTALSALCEKASMGCLIAPTLSIGSILLQQAAIQASFHYNNVEIVESRSNAAELPSTDATQIANNLSNLGQIYNREDHSTKVLARGQLLGEDGIRVHSMVMPGLPASTKVYFSGPGEVYSLEHNITDVQCLMPGLILAIRKVVRLKNLIYGLEKFL; encoded by the exons ATGGCAGCTTTGAGTTTCCAATTCCAAACCACGAGTTACAAGAGAAAATTTCACAAGTTCAAAATTAGGTCTTCGATATCTTCTTCTGCGCAGACCTCACAAAACAATATCAAG GTGGTGATCAATGGTGCAACTAAAGAAATTGGCAGAGCTGCAGTTCTTGCAGTAACTAAAGCTAGAGGAATGGAAGTTGCTGGCGCAGTTGATTCTCACTTGGTAGGAGAAGACATTGGAAAG GTTTGTGGTATGGAAGAAGCTTTGGAAATACCCATAATAAATGATATCACTATGGTCTTGGGTTCAATATCTCAA TCAAAAGCAACTGGTGTTGTCATTGATTTTACAGATCCTTCAACTGTTTATGACAATGTGAAACAG GCAACAGCTTTTGGTATGAAGAGTGTAGTCTATGTTCCCAGGATTAAGTTAGATACGGTAACTGCGCTATCTGCATTATGtgagaaggccagcatg GGTTGTCTGATTGCACCAACACTGTCAATTGGATCAATACTTCTCCAGCAAGCAGCAATCCAAGCATCTTTCCACTATAACAACGTAGAGATTGTGGAATCAAGATCAAATGCAGCA GAACTTCCATCAACGGATGCAACCCAAATTGCCAACAACCTCTCGAATCTCGGTCAGATATACAACAGAGAAGATCATTCAACAAAAGTATTG GCACGAGGTCAACTTTTAGGGGAGGACGGAATTCGTGTGCACAGTATGGTTATGCCAGGGCTTCCAGCCAGTACTAAAGTTTACTTCTCTGGACCAGGGGAG GTATACAGCTTAGAACACAATATTACGGATGTGCAGTGTCTAATGCCAGGTTTAATCCTTGCAATTAGGAAGGTTGTGCGCCTTAAG AATCTTATCTATGGCTTGGAGAAATTTTTGTAG
- the LOC113305157 gene encoding uncharacterized protein LOC113305157, translated as MYGYSNYAKKKEQWNFIQRISSANSNPWVVLGDLNFHILDNTSGTSSSTDGWVKNIVSSCGLEDIGYVGKDFTWTNNNMGIGIIKCRIDLALGNGDWSLNYPNSILLHLAQLGSDHSPIMLDTDVTLPNCESLLSFFGLGLNDASCSTIIANAWKERKERVNGSPAFQLVNKMHITRKILPLWNKEHFSDINQQVNKLQQDLQQLQEHSTTSDNNNEIININNELNKWHKIKTEFYQQNSRDNFIKDMDAKSKYFHNKVNRRKTRNNIDLIQDHNNTWLQSREQISQHLTQHFQSISSTCNSVINEGLYTILPTIISEEANISLNRIPTDEEIYVTLKIMENWSAPGPEGFQASFYKSQWNIVGEDVCLLVKRFFGTKHVLKQINKTYISLIPKKKKCVGAAEYRPIGLCNTSYKVISKVIVNRMKPLREKIISPFQEAYVSRRLNNDNTVIAQEIIHSMKKKRGETGWLALKLDMSKAFDSSQSGQVINFDKSAIHFSKKTKPEIAETLRQILGVKTMNSKERYLGSPLIFWHSKQEHFKSIKQSFENRLSTWSAVSMSQAGRGTMIKRVLNAIPIYQMGPFKLPANLLQQLTSIERRFFWGYNSNRGNNPTTWLNLCRPTEMGDLAFRNLEKLNLAMLTKLAWRLCNEPDNLMTRVLSSKYLKSGDIIHQNISAKNCSYVWNGITKWLSVVQQNYFMEINNGLKTKIWKERWIPGINHPPLPKNDLFRFYETVAELFLPETSQWNVYLLENLFDHDTSLKIQAL; from the exons ATGTATGGTTATTCTAACTATGCTAAGAAAAAGGAACAATGGAACTTTATTCAGAGAATTAGTAGTGCTAATAGTAACCCCTGGGTTGTTCTAGGTGATCTGAACTTTCACATTCTTGATAACACTTCTGGTACTTCTTCTTCTACTGATGGGTGGGTTAAAAATATTGTTTCTAGTTGTGGCTTAGAAGACATAGGTTATGTGGGTAAAGACTTTACTTGGACCAACAACAATATGGGTATTGGTATCATCAAATGTAGGATTGATCTTGCTTTGGGTAATGGGGATTGGTCTCTAAACTATCCTAACTCTATATTATTACACTTAGCTCAACTAGGTAGTGACCATAGCCCTATCATGTTAGATACTGATGTTACTTTACCTAATTGTGAGAGCCTTTTAAGTTTTTTTGGACTTGGGTTAAATGATGCTTCATGTTCTACCATTATTGCTAATGCTTGGAAAGAAAGA AAAGAAAGAGTTAATGGTTCTCCAGCTTTTCAACTTGTTAATAAGATGCATATAACAAGAAAAATATTACCTTTGTGGAACAAAGAACACTTTAGTGATATTAATCAACaagtcaacaaacttcaacaagaCTTGCAGCAACTTCAAGAGCATAGCACCACTTCAGATAACAACAAtgagatcatcaacatcaacaatgaGCTTAACAAGTGGCACAAAATAAAGACTGAGTTCTATCAACAAAATTCCAGAGACAACTTCATCAAAGATATGGATGCTAAAAGCAAGTACTTCCACAACAAAGTTAATAgaaggaaaacaaggaataatATTGATTTAATACAAGATCACAACAACACATGGCTCCAATCAAGAGAACAAATTTCACAGCATCTTACTCAACATTTTCAGAGTATTAGCTCAACATGCAATTCAGTAATAAATGAAGGACTATATACAATACTTCCTACAATTATTTCAGAAGAAGCCAACATATCACTCAACAGAATTCCTACAGATGAAGAAATATATGTCACTTTGAAGATCATGGAGAATTGGAGTGCACCAGGTCCGGAGGGTTTTCAAGCTAGTTTCTACAAGAGTCAATGGAATATAGTTGGTGAAGATGTATGTCTATTGGTCAAGAGGTTTTTCGGAACTAAACATGTCCTCAAACAGATCAACAAAACTTACATTTCACTAATTCCCAAAAAGAAGAAATGTGTTGGTGCAGCAGaatatagaccaattggtctatgtAATACTTCATACAAGGTTATTTCTAAAGTCATTGTCAACAGAATGAAGCCATTAAGGGAGAAAATCATCTCCCCTTTTCAGGAAGCATATGTTTCAAGAAGACTTAATAATGATAACACAGTGATAGCTCAAGAAATCATTCATtccatgaagaagaaaagaggagaAACAGGTTGGCTAGCCTTGAAGCttgatatgtcaaaagcttttgacag CAGTCAATCTGGACAAGTTATAAATTTTGATAAAAGTGCAATCCACTTCAGTAAGAAGACAAAACCTGAGATAGCTGAGACACTTAGACAAATTCTTGGAGTTAAGACTATGAATTCCAAAGAAAGGTATTTAGGTTCTCCACTTATATTCTGGCATTCTAAACAAGAGCATTTTAAAAGCATCAAACAATCTTTTGAGAACAGACTATCCACATGGTCTGCAGTTTCTATGTCTCAAGCAGGGAGAGGAACTATGATAAAACGTGTGCTCAATGCAATACCAATTTATCAGATGGGACCTTTCAAACTGCCAGCAAATCTTCTTCAGCAACTTACTAGCATTGAAAGAAGATTCTTTTGGGGTTATAACAGTAATAGGGGGAACAACCCTACAACTTGGTTAAATTTATGTAGGCCTACAGAGATGGGTGATCTTGCTTTCAGAAATTTGGAGAAACTTAATTTAGCAATGCTCACTAAGCTTGCTTGGAGATTGTGCAATGAGCCGGACAATTTAATGACTCGAGTTTTATCCAGTAAGTACCTCAAATCTGGAGATATTATCCATCAAAACATAAGTGCTAAAAACTGTTCTTATGTTTGGAATGGTATTACAAAATGGCTTTCTGTGGTGCAACAAAATTATTTCATGGAGATAAACAATGGCTTGAAGACCAAGATATGGAAAGAAAGATGGATACCTGGTATAAATCATCCTCCTCTTCCTAAGAATGACCTTTTTCGTTTTTATGAAACTGTAGCTGAACTCTTTCTTCCTGAAACTTCTCAATGGAATGTGTATTTGCTGGAGAATTTATTTGATCATGATACTTCTCTAAAGATACAAGCTCTATAA
- the LOC113304613 gene encoding dihydrodipicolinate reductase-like protein CRR1, chloroplastic isoform X1 — protein sequence MAALSFQFQTTSYKRKFHKFKIRSSISSSAQTSQNNIKVVINGATKEIGRAAVLAVTKARGMEVAGAVDSHLVGEDIGKVCGMEEALEIPIINDITMVLGSISQSKATGVVIDFTDPSTVYDNVKQATAFGMKSVVYVPRIKLDTVTALSALCEKASMGCLIAPTLSIGSILLQQAAIQASFHYNNVEIVESRSNAAELPSTDATQIANNLSNLGQIYNREDHSTKVLARGQLLGEDGIRVHSMVMPGLPASTKVYFSGPGEVYSLEHNITDVQCLMPGLILAIRKVVRLKSTLRRRQGEDILASVATYLLSKVQSPN from the exons ATGGCAGCTTTGAGTTTCCAATTCCAAACCACGAGTTACAAGAGAAAATTTCACAAGTTCAAAATTAGGTCTTCGATATCTTCTTCTGCGCAGACCTCACAAAACAATATCAAG GTGGTGATCAATGGTGCAACTAAAGAAATTGGCAGAGCTGCAGTTCTTGCAGTAACTAAAGCTAGAGGAATGGAAGTTGCTGGCGCAGTTGATTCTCACTTGGTAGGAGAAGACATTGGAAAG GTTTGTGGTATGGAAGAAGCTTTGGAAATACCCATAATAAATGATATCACTATGGTCTTGGGTTCAATATCTCAA TCAAAAGCAACTGGTGTTGTCATTGATTTTACAGATCCTTCAACTGTTTATGACAATGTGAAACAG GCAACAGCTTTTGGTATGAAGAGTGTAGTCTATGTTCCCAGGATTAAGTTAGATACGGTAACTGCGCTATCTGCATTATGtgagaaggccagcatg GGTTGTCTGATTGCACCAACACTGTCAATTGGATCAATACTTCTCCAGCAAGCAGCAATCCAAGCATCTTTCCACTATAACAACGTAGAGATTGTGGAATCAAGATCAAATGCAGCA GAACTTCCATCAACGGATGCAACCCAAATTGCCAACAACCTCTCGAATCTCGGTCAGATATACAACAGAGAAGATCATTCAACAAAAGTATTG GCACGAGGTCAACTTTTAGGGGAGGACGGAATTCGTGTGCACAGTATGGTTATGCCAGGGCTTCCAGCCAGTACTAAAGTTTACTTCTCTGGACCAGGGGAG GTATACAGCTTAGAACACAATATTACGGATGTGCAGTGTCTAATGCCAGGTTTAATCCTTGCAATTAGGAAGGTTGTGCGCCTTAAG AGTACATTAAGGAGACGGCAAGGAGAAGACATTCTCGCCAGTGTTGCAACTTACCTTCTTAGCAAAGTGCAGTCCCCTAATTGA